The Archocentrus centrarchus isolate MPI-CPG fArcCen1 chromosome 7, fArcCen1, whole genome shotgun sequence genome window below encodes:
- the LOC115783615 gene encoding uncharacterized protein LOC115783615, whose product MKSFLALLLVLLLCDVCRAQRYSSNNDSSDETRADLTETQRPSTGAGEEDLVLQSDIWAELRALRDMVVEQSVEIRYLKDRVTALDSLVEALQKENTAMEARMTIAEIMVEELQIENDAQARELAAVQLELSAIQETLRVGELRVEELEKQQEEQNAAVQELQTINNVRKVAFSASLLATGEGNTESGPDYTTLIFKNVFTNIGNHYNPNTGFFTAPVRGVYYFRFTGHAAVSESYKMMRLVKNNEAIIFSGDVPPSWSDPEDNASNGVVLQLEVGDVVSLQHFGMVWDDQYHRTSFSGFLLFPL is encoded by the exons ATGAAGTCTTTTTTGGCTTTATTACTGGTTCTGCTGCTTTGTGATGTGTGCAGGGCCCAAAGATACAGCAGTAACAATGATTCTTCTGACGAGACGAGAGCAGATTTGACTGAGACACAGAGGCCGAGCACTGGGGCAGGTGAAGAAGATCTGGTGCTTCAGTCAGACATCTGGGCTGAGCTGAGGGCTCTCAGAGACATGGTGGTGGAGCAAAGTGTAGAGATTAGGTACCTGAAAGACAGAGTAACAGCTTTGGATAGCCTGGTGGAGGccttacagaaagaaaatacag CCATGGAGGCCAGGATGACTATAGCTGAGATCATGGTTGAAGAACTTCAGATTGAGAATGATG CTCAAGCTAGAGAGCTTGCAGCAGTTCAGTTGGAGCTCAGTGCTATCCAGGAAACACTGAGAGTTGGTGAACTTCGTGTGGAGGAACTGGAGAAACAGCAGGAAG AACAAAATGCAGCAGTGCAGGAACTTCAAACTATTAATAAtg TGAGGAAAGTGGCTTTTTCTGCCTCCCTCCTGGCAACTGGTGAAGGCAACACTGAAAGCGGCCCAGATTATACAACACTCATCTTCAAAAATGTCTTTACCAACATTGGAAACCACTACAACCCAAACACAG GTTTCTTCACTGCACCAGTAAGAGGAGTCTATTATTTTAGATTCACTGGACATGCAGCAGTGTCTGAGAGCTATAAAATGATGAGACTTGTCAAGAATAATGAGGCCATAATTTTTAGTGGGGATGTTCCGCCATCTTGGTCAGATCCTGAGGACAATGCATCCAATGGTGTAGTGTTGCAGTTAGAAGTGGGAGATGTTGTTTCTCTACAGCATTTTGGAATGGTTTGGGATGACCAGTACCACAGAACAAGCTTTAGTGGCTTTCTGCTCTTTCCTTTATAA